Proteins encoded together in one Plasmodium brasilianum strain Bolivian I chromosome 6, whole genome shotgun sequence window:
- a CDS encoding hypothetical protein (Plasmodium exported protein), with the protein MVIQIFIRNKYNKVFINIPLNSNKFCSDLDINYYIVKLLYKNIASNCGKSIDKKYPLYGYSCLRTNRLLSGSSLVVKSFEDTSCDQGDFKLMDNRNYIYDNSGGSKSERDKVKDISLKKERSNMLLKRKKNILNRIDAFFEKKLFNYLGPIDIIKNNLDINKITARKMVNRKVDLGISLPYLVFLTGLALFIILLALVALYDTGDAKTTTKVLSNALYYGIPIFIISLAVFNILGFIYISIKIAKYEKVKKNNSKIYYNIVNAFYKKYI; encoded by the exons atggttaTTCAGATATTTATAAggaacaaatataataaagtatttataaatattccattaaatagtaataaattcTGCTCTGATTtagatataaattattatattgtaaaattacTGTACAAAAACATAGCG TCTAACTGTGGCAAATCAATAGATAAGAAATACCCACTATATGGCTATTCATGTTTAAGAACTAATAGACTACTATCAGGGAGTTCGTTGGTTGTAAAATCATTTGAAGATACATCATGTGACCAAGGTGACTTTAAATTAATGGATAATaggaattatatatatgataatagCGGAGGCTCTAAATCAGAAAGAGATAAAGTAAAAGATATTTcgttaaaaaaagaaagaagcaATATGTTActtaagagaaaaaaaaatattcttaatagAATCGAtgcattttttgaaaaaaagttattCAATTATTTAGGTCCcatagatataataaaaaataacttggatattaataaaattactgCAAGAAAAATGGTAAATAGAAAGGTTGATTTAGGTATATCGCTACCGTATTTAGTTTTTTTGACAGGATTAGctctttttataatacttCTTGCTTTAGTTGCATTATATGATACTGGAGATGCAAAAACAACGACTAAAGTTTTATCAAATGCTCTATACTATGGAATTccaatatttataatatctttggcggtttttaatatattaggttttatttacatttctataaaaattgcaaaatatgaaaaagtaaagaaaaataattctaaaatttattataatattgttaatgccttttataagaaatacatttaa
- a CDS encoding fam-m protein: MILGKYIKDQKIKLFFFTKIFTFTFLTWIFLFTSYASKINKTLDGIYNVDSKLVERAYRLLGKHKQKKRLNVVCIKEELPNNEGFEKKDISNHDDVAIRKKKRLNGSSLDKSKLYTEVIDYDSGMFDGKHYHYEKKWINKKDYDNILKRKRRINFMTLCKMKYKGYGLVVAIFLFLLLFGIGLPILEFSGVKETIRKSLISAAWWSPMKYFGNKLASLLTDFILDNIFILSYVVSIVMIAIVIVILVPRILRNNEKYKKIKLTKE, translated from the exons ATGATAttaggaaaatatattaaggatcaaaaaattaaattatttttctttactaaaatttttacctttacttttttaacgTGGATATTCCTTTTTACCAGTTATGCG agtaaaataaataaaactttGGATGGGATATACAATGTTGATAGCAAATTAGTTGAAAGAGCTTACCGATTATTAGGAAAACATAAACAGAAAAAACGTTTAAATGTTGTATGTATAAAAGAAGAGCTTCCTAATAATGAAGGATTCgagaaaaaagatatatctaATCATGATGATGTGGCtataaggaaaaagaaacGATTGAATGGAAGTTCATTAGATAAATCAAAACTCTATACAGAAGTTATAGATTATGATAGTGGTATGTTCGATGGGAAGCATTATcactatgaaaaaaaatggattaataaaaaggattatgataatatacttaaaagaaaaaggagaatTAACTTTATGACTTTatgtaaaatgaaatataaggGGTATGGATTAGTTGTtgccatatttttatttttattattgttcgGAATAGGATTACCCATATTAGAGTTTTCAGGGGTCAAGGAAACTATTAGAAAGAGCTTGATAAGTGCCGCATGGTGGTCACCTATGAAATACTTTGGAAATAAATTGGCATCATTACTTACAGACTTTATAttagataatatttttatattatcatatgtGGTATCTATCGTTATGATAGCAATCGTGATTGTAATACTCGTCCCTAGGAtcttaagaaataatgaaaaatacaaaaaaattaagttgacgaaagaataa